A DNA window from Chlamydia felis Fe/C-56 contains the following coding sequences:
- the mreD gene encoding rod shape-determining protein MreD: MNQSVSFQCLCLSILSFFICSQYSPDLRPIFFSPYLVASFYRLSKERVLVHALVIGLFCDIGSSYLFGIHTFLYVITAALLYRMHTIFLKDKWLSIPLINSVFALLFSYFSYPTLAFFNHKINCSLYSLLLDAKHAFTIDFIYSGIIYLLPCILTQGIQETRGYLRSRSCY, translated from the coding sequence ATGAACCAATCGGTATCTTTTCAATGCCTTTGTCTCTCTATATTGAGTTTCTTTATCTGTTCTCAATACAGTCCTGACTTACGCCCGATTTTCTTCTCACCTTATTTAGTGGCAAGTTTTTATAGACTATCCAAAGAAAGAGTCTTGGTTCACGCGTTAGTTATTGGCCTATTTTGCGATATTGGATCCTCGTATCTATTTGGGATTCATACATTTTTATACGTTATAACAGCTGCTCTTCTCTATAGAATGCATACGATCTTCCTTAAGGATAAATGGCTATCGATACCCCTCATTAATTCTGTGTTCGCCCTGTTATTCTCTTACTTCTCCTATCCAACACTTGCCTTCTTTAATCATAAAATTAACTGTAGCCTCTATTCTCTTCTATTAGATGCAAAGCACGCCTTCACAATCGATTTCATTTATAGCGGAATAATTTACCTCCTCCCCTGCATACTCACTCAAGGGATCCAAGAGACCAGAGGCTATCTAAGGAGTCGCTCATGTTATTAA
- the folD gene encoding bifunctional methylenetetrahydrofolate dehydrogenase/methenyltetrahydrofolate cyclohydrolase FolD, which produces MLLKGTPVAERILEKLKQKISQSPTPPGLAVVLIGNDPASEVYVGMKVKKAMNLGMVSKAHRLPSDATLTDILKLIERLNNDPTIHGILVQIPLPKHLDSNVIIQAISPEKDVDGLHPVNMGKLLLGQLGGFSPCTPAAVIELLNYYDIPLQGRHVAVVGRSNIVGKPLAAMLMQKHPTTNATVTLLHSQSQNFTEILKTADIIVAAVGVPLFIQENMISPNAVIVDVGISRVATNNDKGYMLVGDVDFNNVVTKCKAITPVPGGVGPMTVAMLMKNTWESYQKSSS; this is translated from the coding sequence ATGTTATTAAAAGGCACCCCCGTTGCCGAGAGGATTTTAGAAAAACTCAAACAAAAAATCTCTCAAAGTCCAACACCTCCAGGTCTAGCAGTAGTACTCATTGGGAATGATCCTGCATCCGAAGTTTATGTCGGAATGAAGGTAAAAAAGGCTATGAATCTAGGAATGGTGTCTAAAGCACATAGACTACCTTCTGATGCAACCCTTACAGACATTCTTAAGCTCATCGAACGATTAAACAACGACCCTACAATTCACGGTATCCTAGTTCAGATCCCTCTGCCAAAGCATTTAGATAGTAATGTAATTATTCAAGCAATCTCTCCAGAGAAAGATGTGGACGGTCTCCATCCCGTAAATATGGGAAAACTTTTATTGGGACAATTAGGTGGATTTTCTCCGTGCACTCCGGCTGCGGTTATTGAGCTACTCAACTACTATGATATTCCGCTTCAAGGACGTCATGTTGCTGTTGTGGGAAGAAGTAATATTGTTGGCAAGCCATTAGCTGCAATGTTGATGCAAAAACACCCCACTACGAATGCAACAGTGACTTTGCTTCATAGTCAATCACAAAATTTCACGGAAATTTTAAAAACAGCTGATATCATCGTGGCTGCCGTTGGGGTGCCCCTATTTATTCAAGAGAATATGATCTCTCCTAATGCTGTCATTGTTGATGTAGGTATATCGCGGGTCGCAACAAATAATGATAAGGGCTACATGCTAGTCGGAGATGTAGACTTTAATAATGTTGTCACCAAGTGTAAAGCAATCACTCCTGTTCCCGGAGGTGTCGGACCTATGACAGTGGCCATGCTAATGAAAAATACATGGGAAAGTTATCAAAAATCCTCCTCATAA
- the ltuB gene encoding late transcription unit protein LtuB gives MSGTKKKRNKRDLSRLIQKKTEQFLNKPKKLKENKSKFLISKDQKQLRHRAEEYDNLVRSLLDRQIHDSNHVLIFNYQDGFVFTDINNFGRYSIKL, from the coding sequence ATGAGTGGGACAAAGAAGAAAAGAAATAAAAGAGATTTGTCTCGGTTGATTCAAAAAAAGACCGAGCAGTTTCTGAATAAGCCCAAAAAATTAAAAGAAAATAAATCTAAGTTCCTTATTTCTAAGGATCAAAAGCAACTTCGTCATCGCGCTGAAGAGTATGACAATTTAGTACGTTCCCTATTAGATAGACAAATTCATGATTCTAATCATGTATTAATTTTTAACTATCAGGATGGCTTTGTTTTTACTGATATTAACAATTTTGGAAGATATTCCATAAAGCTATGA
- the recF gene encoding DNA replication/repair protein RecF (All proteins in this family for which functions are known are DNA-binding proteins that assist the filamentation of RecA onto DNA for the initiation of recombination or recombinational repair.): MNILSLRLKNFRNYKEAKISLSPNMNYIFGENAQGKTNLLEALYVLSLGRSFRTSHLTEAISFGSAYFFLEMTCEKDGFSHKLSIYVDKHGKKILSDQSPIKTLSQLIGMVPIVLFSSKDRLLISGSPSDRRLFLNLLLSQCDPQYKHTLSYYHRALLQRNSLLKTKQISTLSVWDEQLATLGAYLTLSRFTCCEQLNQLVQKLWNNSLSEHIRIKFKSSLIKQDKLSKESIIEELRKQLTSSLHRDLELGSTSVGPHREDFTLMINDLPVSQFSSEGQKHSLLAILRLAECLYIKNIHNVCPLFCMDDIHSGLDNHRISQLLDLAPTLGQTLMTSTHLPHQTLSKNSRIFLVNQAQVSIHSHSIIK, translated from the coding sequence ATGAATATTCTTTCCCTGCGTCTTAAGAATTTCAGAAATTATAAAGAAGCCAAGATTTCTTTATCTCCAAATATGAATTATATTTTTGGAGAAAATGCTCAGGGGAAAACTAATCTTCTTGAAGCTCTTTATGTTTTGTCTTTAGGCAGGTCATTTCGGACTTCCCATCTAACGGAAGCGATTTCCTTTGGCTCTGCATACTTCTTTTTAGAAATGACCTGTGAAAAAGACGGGTTTTCCCATAAATTATCCATCTATGTAGATAAGCACGGGAAAAAAATCCTCAGCGATCAATCCCCCATAAAAACCCTGTCACAATTAATAGGCATGGTGCCTATAGTTCTATTTTCCTCCAAAGATCGCTTGTTAATTTCTGGATCTCCTTCTGATCGAAGGCTTTTTCTCAATTTGCTTTTATCGCAATGCGATCCCCAATATAAGCATACCCTTTCTTATTATCATCGAGCTTTACTACAAAGAAACTCCCTACTTAAAACTAAACAAATCTCTACATTATCCGTTTGGGATGAGCAACTTGCCACTCTAGGTGCTTATCTAACACTAAGTCGGTTTACTTGTTGCGAACAACTGAATCAGTTAGTTCAAAAATTATGGAATAATTCTTTATCCGAACATATACGTATAAAATTTAAAAGCTCGCTAATTAAACAGGACAAGCTTTCTAAAGAATCTATTATTGAAGAACTTCGCAAACAGCTAACATCTTCTCTTCATCGCGATTTAGAATTAGGAAGCACATCTGTTGGCCCACATCGAGAAGACTTTACTTTAATGATTAATGACCTTCCCGTATCACAATTTTCCAGTGAGGGTCAAAAACATAGTCTGCTTGCAATTCTTAGACTCGCAGAATGTCTCTATATAAAAAACATTCACAACGTATGTCCCTTATTCTGTATGGATGATATTCATTCAGGATTGGACAATCACAGAATCTCTCAATTATTAGATCTAGCTCCTACTCTAGGACAAACTCTAATGACGTCTACACACCTTCCTCATCAAACATTATCCAAAAATAGTCGGATATTTTTAGTTAATCAAGCTCAAGTATCTATTCATTCGCATTCCATTATTAAATAG
- the smpB gene encoding SsrA-binding protein SmpB, giving the protein MSSKEIVSNRKALRNYEVLDTVDAGVVLTGTEIKSLRDHGGNLGDAYVTISKGEAWLLNASIAPYRFGNIYNHEERRKRKLLLHRYEIQKLESKVSQKGITIIPLGMFLSRGYVKIRLGCCRGKKAHDKRQTIIAREKQREVESAMKRYR; this is encoded by the coding sequence ATGTCCAGTAAGGAAATTGTTTCTAACCGCAAAGCCTTACGTAATTATGAGGTTTTGGATACTGTAGATGCTGGTGTTGTACTTACCGGAACCGAAATTAAGTCTTTGCGTGATCACGGAGGAAATCTCGGTGATGCTTATGTGACTATCTCTAAAGGAGAGGCTTGGTTATTGAATGCTAGTATTGCTCCCTATCGTTTTGGGAATATTTATAATCATGAAGAGCGAAGGAAGCGCAAGCTTTTGCTTCATAGATACGAAATTCAAAAATTAGAGAGTAAAGTTTCTCAAAAAGGGATAACGATTATTCCTTTAGGAATGTTTCTGTCTCGAGGTTATGTGAAAATTCGTCTTGGTTGTTGTCGTGGTAAGAAAGCTCACGATAAGCGACAAACGATTATAGCGAGGGAGAAGCAACGAGAAGTCGAATCTGCTATGAAGCGTTATCGTTGA
- the dnaN gene encoding DNA polymerase III subunit beta: MKFVVSRNELGNLIKKIQSVVPQNTPIPVLTHVLIETCNDELVFTATDLTVSTRCVAQAKVYESGAISIPSKRFFQLVKELTEANLEISATTGEMAKITSGSSCFRLLSMGKEDFPMLPDIQNSIRFTLPAEQLKEMLQRTSFAVSREESRYVLTGVLLTIADGMVTVVGTDGKRLAKTDTEISLDKSFAGDYIVPIKAVEEMIKLCSEDSEATIFLDQAKIAVECGNTLLITKLLSGEFPDFSPVISTESSVQLDLHREELITLLKQVALFTNESSHSVKFTFTPGELTLTANCTKVGEGKVSMAVNYSGELLEIAFNPFFFLDILKHSKDELVRLGISDSYNPGIITDSTRSLFVIMPMRLHDD, encoded by the coding sequence ATGAAGTTCGTCGTATCCCGAAATGAGTTAGGAAACCTTATAAAAAAAATTCAAAGCGTTGTTCCTCAAAATACTCCTATCCCTGTGCTTACTCATGTACTTATTGAAACATGCAATGACGAGCTCGTTTTTACTGCTACGGATCTTACTGTAAGCACCCGCTGTGTAGCCCAAGCAAAAGTTTATGAATCAGGAGCTATTTCTATTCCTTCTAAAAGATTTTTCCAGCTAGTGAAGGAATTAACAGAGGCGAATCTTGAAATCTCTGCAACCACCGGAGAAATGGCAAAAATTACCTCGGGATCTTCTTGCTTCCGTCTACTAAGTATGGGGAAAGAAGACTTCCCTATGCTTCCTGACATCCAAAATTCTATAAGATTTACTCTCCCCGCAGAACAGCTTAAGGAAATGCTACAGCGTACTTCATTCGCTGTTTCCCGAGAAGAAAGTCGTTATGTTCTTACTGGGGTTTTATTAACGATTGCGGATGGAATGGTTACCGTAGTGGGTACAGACGGGAAACGGTTAGCAAAAACTGATACAGAAATTTCTTTAGATAAAAGCTTTGCTGGTGACTATATCGTTCCTATTAAAGCTGTCGAAGAAATGATTAAGCTCTGTTCTGAAGACTCTGAAGCTACAATCTTCTTAGATCAAGCCAAAATTGCTGTAGAATGCGGCAATACATTGTTAATTACAAAATTACTTTCTGGAGAATTTCCTGACTTCTCTCCTGTAATCTCTACAGAAAGCAGTGTGCAGCTAGATCTTCATAGGGAAGAACTCATTACCCTATTAAAACAGGTAGCTTTATTTACTAACGAGTCTTCTCATTCTGTGAAATTCACCTTTACTCCTGGAGAGCTCACCCTAACAGCTAACTGTACGAAAGTCGGCGAAGGGAAGGTCAGCATGGCAGTAAATTATTCCGGAGAATTACTGGAAATTGCATTTAATCCTTTCTTCTTCCTCGATATCTTAAAGCATAGTAAAGATGAGTTAGTTCGATTAGGCATTTCAGACTCTTATAATCCTGGGATTATTACTGATTCCACACGCAGCCTATTCGTTATTATGCCAATGAGATTGCATGATGATTAA
- a CDS encoding esterase/lipase family protein → MNKFLLILLFLISGTSLLADTSIIQTLPSGIGGIKETSQQKESVICVHAFLRSYRSLKPIGNVLEKENYDVFIWNYETRKFTLERHADHLVKLIKKIAELKPGVPINFVTHSVGGVIVRVALAKPDCPQEAKCGKAILMAPPNAGSTLARRYRSLAIVQFIFGGKLGRQLLTYGPQKMLSVAKLPSTVDVLILSGNKRSRFLPFRLECENDGKVCTVETCLDTPHKGYVINTNHTYIINNKKSIFLMREFLKHGSKTEAIEQVPEEIEQKVKENKQKSSRLNTSKNKDIYVIHCFGSHPYNLYGFPKTW, encoded by the coding sequence ATGAATAAATTTTTATTAATTTTACTGTTCTTAATATCTGGGACGTCGCTTTTAGCAGATACCTCTATAATTCAAACACTTCCTTCAGGAATTGGTGGAATTAAAGAAACATCTCAACAAAAAGAGTCCGTAATCTGTGTTCACGCATTTTTAAGATCTTACAGATCATTAAAACCTATTGGTAATGTCTTAGAAAAAGAAAATTACGACGTATTTATTTGGAACTACGAAACCCGAAAGTTTACATTAGAAAGACACGCAGATCATCTTGTTAAGCTTATTAAAAAAATTGCGGAATTAAAACCTGGAGTCCCTATTAACTTTGTAACGCACTCTGTTGGAGGAGTTATAGTCCGTGTTGCCCTGGCTAAGCCAGACTGCCCTCAAGAAGCAAAATGTGGGAAAGCTATACTCATGGCCCCCCCAAATGCAGGATCTACATTAGCAAGACGTTATAGATCCTTAGCCATCGTGCAGTTTATTTTTGGAGGAAAGCTAGGTAGACAGTTACTTACCTACGGACCTCAAAAAATGCTAAGTGTTGCCAAACTTCCTTCAACAGTAGATGTTCTTATACTTAGCGGGAACAAACGTAGCAGGTTTCTTCCTTTCCGTTTAGAGTGTGAAAATGATGGGAAAGTATGCACCGTAGAGACCTGTTTAGATACTCCGCACAAAGGATATGTGATTAACACCAATCACACTTATATCATCAATAATAAGAAATCTATTTTCCTCATGAGAGAGTTTCTAAAACACGGAAGTAAAACCGAAGCTATAGAACAGGTCCCTGAGGAAATAGAACAAAAAGTAAAGGAAAACAAACAAAAGAGCTCTAGGTTAAATACAAGCAAAAACAAGGATATTTACGTTATCCATTGTTTTGGCTCTCATCCTTATAACCTCTATGGTTTTCCAAAAACTTGGTAA
- a CDS encoding FAD:protein FMN transferase gives MGKLSKILLITLLSWILQGCSPKLTTLEGERMTIPYRIVIGKRLSNQETEQLKKEVNTVFHVIDTIYNNWNRESELSKINRSPANVAIPLSKELLAFLKQVDTFYQLSGGRFDPTLGPLKNLWLLHLKQHSLPNEQTWKTYYENTGWEHISIDFTNQTITKQHADIQLDLCGAVKGFAVDCLLETCQRFCTNSYAEWGGEIKTSGRHPTGRPWRIASSATTKIIELNNTAVATSGNYHQQWSIEGKIYTHILDPRTGKPLELHDYPIVSATVIHSSCAFADAMATVLMTFSTKAEALAWAQKNNIEAFINDNAS, from the coding sequence ATGGGAAAGTTATCAAAAATCCTCCTCATAACTCTCTTATCCTGGATTCTTCAGGGATGTTCTCCTAAGCTTACAACTTTAGAAGGCGAAAGGATGACCATACCCTACCGCATCGTCATAGGAAAACGTCTATCAAACCAGGAGACAGAACAGTTAAAAAAAGAAGTCAATACAGTATTTCATGTCATCGATACTATTTATAATAACTGGAATAGGGAATCAGAATTATCTAAAATCAATCGATCTCCTGCAAATGTAGCGATTCCCCTCTCTAAGGAATTATTAGCATTCCTAAAACAAGTAGATACATTTTACCAATTATCAGGAGGAAGATTCGACCCCACCTTGGGTCCATTAAAAAATCTGTGGCTATTGCATCTTAAACAACATTCTCTCCCCAATGAGCAAACTTGGAAAACCTATTATGAAAACACAGGGTGGGAGCATATCTCAATAGATTTTACTAACCAAACAATTACGAAACAACATGCTGATATACAGCTTGACCTTTGCGGCGCCGTAAAAGGTTTCGCTGTTGACTGTCTATTAGAAACTTGTCAGAGATTTTGCACGAATAGTTATGCTGAGTGGGGAGGTGAAATTAAAACCTCTGGACGCCACCCCACAGGAAGACCCTGGCGTATAGCTTCCTCTGCAACAACAAAAATCATAGAACTCAATAACACTGCAGTTGCTACAAGCGGAAACTACCACCAACAATGGTCTATAGAAGGGAAGATCTATACTCATATCCTAGATCCTCGTACAGGGAAACCCCTAGAACTTCACGATTATCCCATAGTATCCGCAACTGTTATTCACTCCAGTTGCGCTTTTGCAGATGCCATGGCGACAGTACTCATGACATTTTCAACAAAAGCGGAAGCTTTAGCTTGGGCTCAAAAAAATAATATAGAAGCTTTTATCAACGATAACGCTTCATAG
- a CDS encoding menaquinone biosynthesis decarboxylase → MSSLRRLVSLLRSQNDLVDVFAPVDPYLELPEIHRRVIEGHGPALLFHNVHGASFSVLTNLFGTQKRVDQIFSSVPEDLIPQVIHLLASPPKLSQLWRNRSLLFRGLSLGLRKARFSKLPHKKMPLVDLHRLPMLTSWPEDGGAFLTLPLVYTESPNSKIPNLGMYRMQRFDRETLGLHFQIQKGGGMHFYEAEQKKQNLPVTVLLSGNPFLILSAIAPLPENISELLFCTFLQGSKLLYKQDPDTTHPLLYDSEFILTGEGICGERRAEGPFGDHFGYYSLQHDFPIFKCRKIYHRKNAIYPATIVGKPYQEDFYLGNKLQEYLSPLFPMVMPGVKQLKSYGEAGFHALTAAVVKERYWKESLASSLRILGEGQLSLTKFLIVTDHHVDLENFPALLQVLLSRMVPERDLVIFSETSNDTLDYTGPRLNKGSKAIFMGIGPEIRDLPHKYQGRSIHEVTNIGSFCPGCLVLETSHHVNINALLNNRDLHSWPFIVLTENLQETLASSKDFLWRTFTRAAPATDLHVRFNKVSNHRPDYSFPIILNSLMKPHYPKEVRADEETIQKVSSRWNEYFPKN, encoded by the coding sequence ATGTCTTCCTTGAGACGTCTTGTTTCCCTTTTGCGTTCCCAAAATGACCTTGTTGATGTCTTTGCTCCCGTTGATCCTTATTTAGAGCTTCCTGAAATTCATCGCAGGGTTATCGAAGGCCATGGGCCAGCCCTTTTATTCCACAATGTTCACGGGGCCTCTTTCTCCGTTCTTACAAACCTGTTTGGCACTCAAAAACGAGTGGATCAAATCTTTTCCAGTGTTCCCGAAGACTTAATCCCCCAAGTTATTCATTTGCTTGCTTCCCCACCTAAACTATCTCAATTATGGAGAAACCGTAGCCTGTTGTTTCGAGGGTTATCTTTGGGTTTACGGAAAGCTCGTTTCTCAAAACTTCCCCATAAAAAGATGCCATTGGTTGATTTACACCGATTACCTATGCTGACAAGCTGGCCTGAAGATGGCGGAGCTTTTCTCACCCTTCCCTTGGTCTATACAGAATCCCCAAATTCTAAAATTCCAAATTTAGGGATGTATCGGATGCAAAGGTTCGATAGAGAAACTCTCGGCTTGCATTTTCAAATCCAGAAAGGTGGAGGAATGCATTTTTATGAGGCAGAACAAAAAAAACAAAACCTTCCGGTAACGGTATTGTTATCAGGCAATCCTTTCCTGATACTTTCTGCAATAGCTCCATTACCTGAGAATATCTCAGAGCTCCTTTTTTGTACCTTTTTACAGGGATCAAAACTACTCTACAAACAAGATCCCGATACCACCCATCCCTTACTTTATGATTCAGAGTTTATCCTAACAGGAGAGGGTATCTGTGGTGAGCGCAGAGCTGAAGGGCCTTTTGGCGATCATTTTGGCTACTACAGCCTTCAGCACGACTTCCCAATTTTTAAATGTCGGAAAATCTATCATCGAAAAAATGCTATCTACCCCGCAACAATTGTTGGCAAACCCTATCAAGAAGATTTTTATCTAGGGAACAAGCTTCAAGAATACCTATCCCCACTATTTCCTATGGTCATGCCGGGAGTTAAACAATTAAAAAGCTATGGAGAAGCTGGTTTTCACGCACTAACAGCGGCCGTGGTTAAAGAGCGCTACTGGAAAGAATCCCTAGCTTCGTCTTTAAGAATTCTTGGAGAAGGTCAGCTATCTTTAACCAAATTCCTTATAGTCACAGATCACCATGTAGATCTAGAGAACTTCCCCGCACTTCTACAAGTATTGTTATCCCGTATGGTTCCTGAGCGTGATTTAGTAATATTTTCAGAAACATCCAATGACACGTTGGATTATACAGGGCCTAGATTAAATAAAGGGTCTAAAGCAATTTTCATGGGAATAGGTCCGGAAATTCGAGATCTCCCACATAAATATCAAGGAAGATCTATTCATGAAGTCACCAATATAGGAAGTTTCTGTCCTGGTTGTCTCGTCCTTGAAACTTCTCACCACGTTAATATAAATGCGCTACTCAATAACCGGGATTTGCACTCATGGCCGTTTATTGTTCTTACAGAAAATCTACAAGAAACATTAGCAAGCTCTAAAGATTTTCTATGGAGAACCTTCACTCGTGCTGCTCCAGCAACAGATCTACACGTACGTTTCAATAAGGTCTCTAATCATAGGCCAGATTATAGTTTCCCCATCATACTCAATTCTCTAATGAAGCCCCACTACCCTAAAGAAGTTAGGGCTGATGAAGAAACCATACAAAAAGTTTCCTCCAGATGGAATGAGTATTTCCCTAAAAATTGA
- a CDS encoding phospholipase D-like domain-containing protein → MKKKTNSRLKIIFTLGSLFFFGVLTKSHTPDTFQTFISSQEPVIYSKQCGDNSLKVLCDAIDSAKKSIFLRIYRLSAPEIFTSLANQANAQLNVTIHYEKMAKSQEFPKNHNVLLVEHPSVGRRLMHKKSLAIDDKYAWLGSANYTHSSFLQDSNLIIGLKSKELCRYIRNESSGTCVIHDQNLRYFSLPGDQGQALSPVLQILRTARKTVRLAMFALTYPPVFHELNEAKKRGVDVKILIDKDYKNLSIKQIQSLKDSNLTLHTKTTRYRLHHKFAVIDQKILIAGSVNWSESGFCINSEDMIILDNLTDKQIKKLNKIWEDLEKQSVLTYPSGGEEEKVIDLYKEKRAA, encoded by the coding sequence GTGAAAAAGAAAACTAATTCGAGATTAAAAATCATATTCACTTTAGGATCACTATTCTTCTTCGGTGTACTTACAAAATCTCACACTCCCGACACATTTCAAACTTTTATCTCTTCACAAGAGCCTGTAATTTATTCCAAACAATGCGGGGATAATTCTCTTAAAGTGCTCTGTGATGCTATAGACTCTGCAAAGAAAAGCATATTTCTTCGTATTTATCGTCTCAGTGCCCCCGAAATTTTTACAAGCCTTGCTAATCAAGCTAATGCTCAACTTAATGTTACTATTCACTACGAAAAAATGGCTAAATCTCAGGAGTTTCCCAAAAATCATAATGTACTACTTGTCGAGCATCCTTCTGTAGGAAGAAGGCTTATGCATAAAAAATCCCTCGCTATAGATGACAAATACGCCTGGTTAGGATCAGCAAACTATACCCATTCCTCTTTTCTTCAAGACAGCAACTTAATTATTGGTTTGAAAAGCAAAGAGTTGTGTCGATATATCAGGAATGAATCTTCAGGAACATGCGTTATTCACGATCAGAATCTACGGTATTTCTCCTTACCTGGAGATCAAGGTCAGGCCCTATCACCAGTATTACAAATTCTAAGAACTGCGCGAAAGACTGTGCGTTTAGCGATGTTTGCCCTAACCTATCCCCCGGTTTTTCATGAATTAAATGAGGCAAAAAAACGTGGGGTAGACGTGAAAATTTTAATTGATAAAGACTATAAGAATTTATCCATAAAGCAAATACAGTCTTTAAAAGATTCTAATTTAACACTACATACGAAAACAACACGCTACCGCCTACACCATAAATTTGCGGTAATAGATCAAAAAATCCTGATAGCTGGATCAGTAAACTGGTCGGAATCTGGATTTTGCATAAATTCCGAAGATATGATTATTCTTGATAACCTTACAGACAAACAGATAAAGAAGCTGAATAAAATCTGGGAAGATTTAGAAAAACAAAGCGTTCTAACCTATCCGTCCGGAGGAGAAGAGGAAAAAGTCATCGATCTATATAAGGAAAAACGAGCGGCCTAA